From Candidatus Zixiibacteriota bacterium, a single genomic window includes:
- a CDS encoding TIGR02270 family protein, producing the protein MAEVPPASLSQAQSDILPQYAADAAFLWLLREQAVRAPHYTLAELIRLDERIEAQLDGLRVAGNDGWEAAQQELEWEEPGEVFVAAVPAFESDDMARIQPVLTLARESHELERGLIAALAWIPYRKVALRINQLAAAQTADLRRIGIAAAACHRQDPGRPLDDSLDSDDPRLRARALRAAGQLRRTDLLSAIRKRKTDEDESCRFSAAWSAALLGDRSLVPVLQSVAMGDSPLAAAAMDMALRCLDLPQAHAWRKEIAADSQRAREAVMAASIIGDPILTPELIDRMSDPALARLAGESFTSITGIDLEQAKLTGQPPPESNAGPTDSPEDENVAPDPDENLPWPDPVLVQDWWNKHRQQFPVGTRHLLGQPMTTASLTQVLREGRQCQRIAAALESVLLDPKGRTPLFETRAPGLRQQRILEKES; encoded by the coding sequence ATGGCAGAGGTGCCCCCCGCGTCCCTGTCGCAGGCACAAAGTGACATCCTCCCCCAATACGCCGCCGATGCCGCCTTCCTGTGGCTGCTGCGCGAGCAGGCGGTGCGTGCGCCGCACTACACGCTGGCCGAGCTGATCCGGCTCGATGAACGGATCGAGGCGCAGCTCGATGGGTTGCGGGTTGCCGGCAACGACGGTTGGGAAGCGGCACAGCAGGAATTGGAATGGGAGGAGCCCGGCGAGGTGTTCGTCGCCGCCGTGCCGGCGTTCGAGTCGGACGACATGGCGCGCATCCAGCCGGTGCTGACTTTGGCGCGCGAGTCGCATGAATTGGAGCGCGGGCTGATCGCGGCGCTGGCCTGGATCCCGTACCGGAAAGTGGCGCTTCGAATCAACCAATTGGCCGCGGCACAGACCGCGGACCTGCGACGCATCGGGATTGCCGCTGCCGCCTGCCACCGTCAGGACCCGGGTCGACCATTGGACGATTCGCTCGACAGTGACGATCCACGACTTCGCGCACGCGCCCTCCGTGCGGCCGGACAACTGCGTCGCACCGACCTTTTGTCCGCCATCCGCAAACGCAAGACAGACGAGGACGAATCGTGCCGATTTTCCGCCGCTTGGTCGGCGGCATTGCTCGGCGACCGAAGTCTCGTCCCCGTGCTGCAATCGGTGGCCATGGGCGACAGTCCCCTGGCAGCGGCGGCCATGGACATGGCACTGCGCTGCCTCGATCTTCCCCAAGCCCATGCCTGGCGCAAAGAGATCGCCGCCGATTCGCAACGCGCGCGCGAAGCGGTGATGGCAGCAAGCATCATCGGCGATCCCATACTGACTCCCGAATTGATCGACCGGATGTCCGATCCGGCTTTGGCCCGCCTCGCCGGTGAATCGTTTACATCCATCACCGGAATCGATCTTGAACAAGCCAAGCTCACCGGGCAGCCCCCGCCGGAGTCGAACGCGGGACCGACCGATTCCCCGGAGGACGAGAACGTTGCACCTGATCCCGACGAGAACCTCCCCTGGCCCGATCCGGTCTTGGTCCAAGACTGGTGGAACAAACACCGGCAGCAGTTCCCTGTCGGCACACGCCACCTCCTCGGCCAGCCGATGACGACCGCCTCACTGACACAGGTGTTGCGCGAAGGACGGCAATGTCAGCGGATCGCCGCGGCGCTCGAATCGGTCCTCCTCGATCCCAAGGGCCGTACGCCGCTGTTTGAGACTCGCGCCCCCGGCCTCCGCCAGCAACGAATCCTGGAAAAGGAATCCTGA
- a CDS encoding flagellar motor protein MotB, giving the protein MESGLENQAPVLIIRKSGGHEGHHGGAWKVAYADFVTAMMAFFLVLWLVGQSEKVKSAVGGYFRDPVGFSEKVGTGMMEGSQSPITPPKPSAQSEAQRRRDEERTRDELNRTGKELVDALLALPGLSDIGDQIEVELTEEGLRIQLMESGDSTFFDLGSSTLSPRGMEVLSTVGRMLGTQRHEIVIEGHTDSRQYAGKRGYTNWELSSDRANTARRVLETNGIDPSRIKLVRAYADHALRYPDHPEDPRNRRVAIVVLNEFSLKRYIDLSERAQLAGRDTL; this is encoded by the coding sequence ATGGAATCCGGTCTCGAAAACCAGGCCCCCGTCCTGATCATCAGGAAATCGGGCGGGCACGAGGGGCATCACGGCGGCGCCTGGAAGGTGGCGTATGCCGACTTCGTGACCGCCATGATGGCGTTCTTCCTGGTCCTGTGGCTGGTGGGGCAGAGTGAAAAGGTCAAGTCCGCGGTGGGCGGTTATTTCCGCGATCCGGTCGGCTTCAGTGAGAAGGTCGGCACCGGCATGATGGAAGGTTCGCAGTCTCCGATTACCCCACCGAAACCAAGCGCACAGTCCGAGGCCCAGCGTCGTCGCGACGAAGAACGGACCCGCGACGAGTTGAACCGCACAGGGAAGGAGCTGGTCGATGCTCTGTTGGCCCTCCCCGGACTGAGCGACATCGGAGACCAGATCGAAGTGGAACTGACCGAGGAAGGGCTGCGCATCCAACTGATGGAGTCAGGTGATTCCACATTCTTCGACCTCGGAAGTTCCACCCTCTCGCCCCGCGGCATGGAAGTCCTCTCGACCGTCGGACGGATGCTCGGGACGCAGAGGCATGAGATCGTCATCGAAGGACACACCGACAGCCGCCAGTATGCCGGGAAACGCGGTTATACCAATTGGGAGCTGTCGTCCGACCGCGCCAACACCGCCCGCCGGGTCTTGGAAACCAATGGCATTGACCCGTCACGGATCAAACTCGTCCGTGCCTATGCCGATCATGCGCTGCGCTATCCGGATCACCCCGAGGATCCCCGCAATCGGCGCGTGGCCATTGTCGTGCTCAATGAGTTCTCCCTCAAGAGATACATCGACCTCAGCGAACGGGCCCAACTGGCCGGACGCGACACGCTATAA
- a CDS encoding beta-ketoacyl synthase N-terminal-like domain-containing protein, whose amino-acid sequence MTAKREHDSVCIVGIGACTALGADLPASAAAVRAAISGFADHPYMIDKAGDPMVVARALFVPEDLTAANRLAHIAAEAAKEALAPFTGSGKRLQKLPTVVGLPPDRPGRNGGLEGVFTQRFQAELTEVAQLAPLRTLSSGHAAGIDALAQAWRMIRSGDLDLCLVGGVDSYHEPETLEWLDELEQLHSDANKWGFIPGEGAGFVLLSSSQFAQQNKLEPLGYVLAAAVTREKNLIKTDTVCVGEGLSEAVAQVLQLLPSQDRTVHQTICDMNGERYRADEFGYTLVRTNEHYADPGEFVAPADCWGDVGAASAPLFIGLAVTAGRKGYAEGPNTLIWASSERGERGAALIRVETEPREV is encoded by the coding sequence ATGACGGCCAAGCGCGAGCATGACTCCGTCTGCATCGTCGGGATCGGCGCCTGCACCGCGCTCGGCGCCGACTTGCCGGCGAGCGCCGCTGCTGTGCGCGCGGCGATCAGCGGCTTTGCCGATCACCCCTACATGATCGACAAGGCCGGAGACCCGATGGTTGTGGCCCGCGCCTTATTCGTGCCGGAGGACCTGACCGCCGCAAATCGTCTCGCCCACATCGCCGCCGAGGCCGCCAAGGAGGCACTGGCGCCGTTCACGGGCAGCGGGAAACGGTTGCAGAAACTGCCCACCGTCGTCGGTCTGCCTCCCGATCGTCCCGGCCGCAACGGCGGGCTCGAGGGCGTTTTCACCCAGCGATTCCAGGCTGAGCTGACGGAGGTTGCGCAACTGGCCCCGCTGCGCACCTTATCCTCCGGTCATGCCGCCGGGATCGATGCGCTCGCGCAGGCGTGGCGGATGATCCGTTCCGGCGATCTGGATCTCTGTCTCGTAGGCGGCGTCGATTCCTACCATGAACCCGAGACTCTGGAATGGCTCGACGAACTCGAGCAATTGCACTCGGACGCCAACAAGTGGGGGTTCATCCCCGGCGAGGGCGCCGGCTTTGTGCTCTTGTCCTCTTCGCAGTTCGCGCAGCAGAACAAGCTGGAACCACTGGGATACGTGTTGGCCGCCGCTGTCACGAGGGAGAAGAACCTCATCAAGACCGACACGGTCTGCGTCGGCGAGGGGTTGTCCGAGGCGGTTGCACAGGTCCTGCAATTGCTGCCGTCCCAAGATAGGACGGTGCATCAGACGATTTGCGACATGAACGGCGAGCGTTACCGCGCTGATGAATTCGGCTACACGCTGGTGCGTACCAATGAACACTATGCCGATCCCGGCGAGTTTGTGGCCCCGGCCGACTGCTGGGGCGATGTCGGCGCCGCCTCGGCGCCGCTGTTCATCGGCCTGGCGGTGACCGCCGGTCGGAAAGGGTACGCCGAGGGTCCCAACACCCTGATCTGGGCCAGTTCCGAACGCGGCGAACGCGGCGCGGCGCTGATTCGTGTCGAGACCGAGCCGAGGGAGGTGTAG
- the motA gene encoding flagellar motor stator protein MotA: MIAFVGIGVVVVSVIGGFLVAGGKLLVLMQPAEYIVILGAAAGSLLIANGPTVIKNLIQQVLNLPKPGPTKKDYLDLLVMSYELLTIARRDGVMALETHIEHPNESKIISKYPSFAQNHHAVDFLADTMRLIISGSGIQSHDLEALMDVDNETHHHEHSKPSRVLQVIGDALPGLGIVAAVLGVIITMQSIDGPVEEIGHHVGAALVGTFLGVLAAYGFVQPMSANLAAKSDEHQKYYVALKQVLLAFHKGSVPAIAVEFARRTLPSDVRPGFTELEEACRASRGQ; this comes from the coding sequence GTGATTGCATTCGTGGGCATCGGCGTCGTGGTCGTATCGGTGATCGGAGGGTTTTTGGTCGCCGGCGGCAAGTTGCTCGTGTTGATGCAGCCGGCGGAGTACATCGTCATCCTCGGCGCCGCGGCGGGGTCGCTGTTGATCGCCAACGGTCCCACCGTGATCAAGAACCTGATTCAGCAGGTGCTGAATCTCCCCAAACCGGGACCGACGAAGAAGGACTATCTGGACTTGCTGGTGATGAGCTATGAGCTCTTGACCATTGCGCGGCGGGACGGAGTGATGGCACTGGAAACGCACATCGAACACCCCAACGAATCCAAGATCATCTCCAAATACCCGAGTTTCGCCCAGAACCACCATGCGGTCGATTTCCTCGCCGACACGATGCGCTTGATCATCTCCGGATCGGGGATCCAATCGCATGATCTGGAAGCGCTCATGGACGTCGACAATGAGACCCATCATCACGAACACAGCAAACCGTCGCGGGTCCTACAGGTGATTGGCGATGCCCTCCCCGGTCTGGGGATCGTGGCGGCGGTGTTGGGCGTGATCATCACGATGCAGTCGATCGACGGGCCGGTGGAGGAGATCGGCCACCATGTGGGAGCGGCGCTGGTCGGGACCTTTCTCGGTGTGCTGGCCGCTTACGGTTTCGTGCAGCCGATGTCGGCCAACCTCGCGGCCAAGTCGGATGAACACCAGAAGTACTATGTCGCGCTCAAACAGGTTCTTTTGGCCTTTCACAAGGGTTCGGTTCCGGCCATTGCTGTGGAATTCGCCCGACGGACTCTGCCTTCGGATGTACGCCCCGGCTTCACGGAATTGGAAGAGGCCTGCCGCGCATCGCGCGGGCAATAG
- a CDS encoding DUF4150 domain-containing protein, with the protein MPVTISVNGLSLAHKGSTGIAAATIPDICKTPSPGGPVPIPYPNIAMSSNLASGTTTVKGDGQMIAIKGSEYSMSTGDEPGTIGGVKSSTFKKEAKWITYSFDVKMDGKNACRLMDKMTMNHANTVSL; encoded by the coding sequence ATGCCGGTCACGATCTCCGTCAATGGGCTGTCACTGGCGCACAAGGGGAGCACCGGCATCGCCGCGGCGACCATTCCCGACATCTGCAAGACACCCAGCCCCGGCGGGCCGGTCCCGATCCCTTATCCAAATATCGCCATGTCCAGCAACCTCGCCAGCGGCACCACGACGGTGAAGGGCGATGGACAGATGATCGCCATCAAGGGGTCGGAGTACTCGATGAGCACCGGCGACGAACCCGGCACGATTGGCGGCGTCAAATCGAGCACGTTCAAGAAAGAGGCCAAGTGGATCACCTACTCGTTTGACGTCAAGATGGACGGCAAGAACGCCTGCCGGTTGATGGACAAGATGACCATGAACCACGCCAACACGGTGAGCTTGTAA